One Heptranchias perlo isolate sHepPer1 unplaced genomic scaffold, sHepPer1.hap1 HAP1_SCAFFOLD_223, whole genome shotgun sequence genomic region harbors:
- the LOC137310133 gene encoding cellular retinoic acid-binding protein 2-like, translating into MSCPVLLEVTMLMRKIAVRAASNPAVEIKQDGECFYIKTATTARTTEIRFRVGEEFEEQTVDGRPCKSLARWTGENKMECEQTLLKGEGRKTSWTRELTSDDQLILTMTADDVVCTRVYTRK; encoded by the exons ATGTCTTGCCCTGTCCTATTAGAAGTCACCATGTTAATGAGGAAGATCGCAGTCAGAGCTGCCTCCAATCCAGCTGTGGAAATCAAACAGGACGGAGAGTGTTTCTACATCAAAACGGCAACCACCGCAAGGACCACAGAAATCAGGTTCAGGGTCGGAGAGGAGTTCGAGGAGCAGACAGTCGATGGAAGACCAtgcaag AGTTTGGCCCGATGGACAGGGGAGAATAAGATGGAGTGTGAACAAACACTGCTGAAAGGAGAGGGTCGCAAAACCTCATGGACTCGCGAATTAACCAGTGATGACCAGCTGATTCTC accatgaCCGCTGATGACGTGGTCTGCACGCGCGTTTATACCCGAAAATAA